AGGAGATGGTATCGCCTACATTTTATTTACGTCTGGCTCTACGGGGCTTCCTAAAGGGGTACCTATTACATTTGATAATGTAAATGCCTTAGTAAAAGCTGTAGATGCAGAACCTGAGTTTCAATTAACAACACAAGACCGTTGTTTACAAATGTTTGAATTAACCTTTGATTTTTCAGTGGTAACCTACTTATTCCCTATATTAGCAGGAGCTTGCATCTTTACCATCCCAAAAGCAGCCATCAAATATTTTTATATTTTCAAACTTATTAAAGAACAAAAGCTCACGGTATTAACAATGGTACCTTCCATAATAAACTACCTACGCCCCTATTTTAAAGAAATTAATGAGCCACATGTAAGGTATTGTAGTTTTGGTGGTGGCGCTCTCTATAGCGATATAGCAGTAGAATGGAGCAATTGCTTACCGAATTGTAAAATATTCAATTATTACGGGCCTACTGAATTTACAGTATATAGTGGGTTTTATCCTTATAATAAAGAAACCCACACAAAAGCACATAATGGTATCGTGGCCATAGGAACGCCGCAGTTAGATACTCTATACCTGGTGGTGGATGAAAATAATAATGAAACGAAAGTAAATGAAATAGGGGAATTGTGTTTAGCAGGTCCGCAAATAACAAAGGGATACTGGAAAGATGAAGAGCGAAATAAAGAACGCTTTTTTTTTAGAAATGAAAAGGGTACATCTATTCGATATTACAAAACGGGCGACCTGTGTTTCAAAGACGCCGTTGGAGATTACCTATATGTAGGTAGGGCTGATTTTCAGGTTAAAATAAGAGGCTATAGAGTAGAACTATCAGAAATTGAATTTCATGCCAAAACCATATCGACTAAAAAGGTTAATATGGTGGCGATAGATCTTGAAAATAACTTAGGTAACGCTGAATTAGGCTTAGCTATAGAATCTGAACCTTTTGAAACCGATGCTATTTTTGATTACTTAAAAACGAAACTACCTAGTTATATGATTCCTATGCACCAACTATTTCTAAAAGAGTTTCCGCATAGCATAAATGGAAAAATAGATAGAAAAGAACTACGACAACAATTTAATTTTAAATAATCATGAATAAAGAAGACATTTTAATAAAAATAAGAAAAGCTTTTAGTTCTGTTTTAGAACATGAAAACTTTCAACTAACCGATCAAACAACAGCTGAGGATGTAGATGGTTGGGAATCTGTAACCCACATGATGATTATTAATGAGATTGAAACTAAATTTGAAATAAAATTTGAA
The genomic region above belongs to Mariniflexile litorale and contains:
- a CDS encoding AMP-binding protein, which produces MEFIKSISDAIQQNQDKNAFCINKTFYTYKEFIICISKIRGHIRNNVKETEKLIGLVTHDDLETYASIIALWLEGKAYVPVNPDVPIDRNIQILTLTEINYVIDSLETSAFSNNYHIIKSTPANGSQVIDLEPVKTSGDGIAYILFTSGSTGLPKGVPITFDNVNALVKAVDAEPEFQLTTQDRCLQMFELTFDFSVVTYLFPILAGACIFTIPKAAIKYFYIFKLIKEQKLTVLTMVPSIINYLRPYFKEINEPHVRYCSFGGGALYSDIAVEWSNCLPNCKIFNYYGPTEFTVYSGFYPYNKETHTKAHNGIVAIGTPQLDTLYLVVDENNNETKVNEIGELCLAGPQITKGYWKDEERNKERFFFRNEKGTSIRYYKTGDLCFKDAVGDYLYVGRADFQVKIRGYRVELSEIEFHAKTISTKKVNMVAIDLENNLGNAELGLAIESEPFETDAIFDYLKTKLPSYMIPMHQLFLKEFPHSINGKIDRKELRQQFNFK
- a CDS encoding acyl carrier protein → MNKEDILIKIRKAFSSVLEHENFQLTDQTTAEDVDGWESVTHMMIINEIETKFEIKFELMDLMSLENIGDLIKAIQSKTDNK